A single uncultured Acetobacterium sp. DNA region contains:
- a CDS encoding glucoamylase family protein: MSCDELDLYRRGDADYPGSLKKKLIKSPFKRMNKNFRVILRTYRSLNNEVRAKSAVPPASEWLLDNFYIIEEEVQHIRRDSTKKSFMSLPILWSGKLVGHSRIYGVLYDLVNNTNGLIDDKKLTDHLKHYQTQCVLFNRELMSIPPLMTMALLENIRTICDTIDATQTEWHAADDVFHQWLDIGDLDTEKIVDLIQDNLHQMKTVSPTFIDHLFYHLRRSGRSYAGILHAMDQELEKRGLTTEQIIQEEHNTQSVMALTLGNYITTLSYFLSLDWSELFDSVSVVEKVLRQDPDYTYPMMDAASRIYYRGKVEELAVICEVSELRIAELAIALAKQASTVDDESCSPNANLPATCHVGYYIIGNGVLQLEKSVGKTNGHSPQKPGLSVRKPGMVYIGSIGLTSSVLIAATLGCSLLVTGADQWYLLLLLFLGIIIPFSEIAMEVVNWIVCRTLKPAFFPRFDLEAGIPKSLSTIIAIPTLLPDEKRARELLQTLENHYISNREDNLYFVLIGAFSDSNQPRVADEDRIIETTLAGIQELNRRYSKSFGDRFYFFHRRSQFSPENNLWFGWERKRGALIEFNDLVLGSDDTSFVHASAIAPPFADVKYVITLDNDTLLPMGMAKKMIATMAHPMQRPVIDPKRNVVIAGFGILQPSIDVENESANRSLFSRIFTGKVGMDFYANAISDAYQDLFGEGIFVGKGIYDLRVFQQVLKDAVPDNTILSHDLLEGSYLRTGLVSDLKLIDSHPLGYNSYKKRLHRWVRGDWQLIKLLNRTVKNREGKRIPNPLSWLSRWKIFDNLRRSLLAPALMFFTFLSFTILPLSLYLWLGVFLITLLTPLIMTGIGYITAIGLKTGRIRHYTPIIRGLKAVFLQFLLTLVFFADHAWQMIHAISVTLVRVFITQKNLLLWVTSDDLEKFQNNSLTSYVLSLKSSLFQAALLVLLTLICRPESIGLAIIFALVWAAAPVIAFEVSKDRRHAAAALPEKDIYELKRIARKTWRYFEEFTNNRGNFLPPDNYQEDPPKGIAYRTSPTNIGLGLLAILTARDFGYIGTHRMIDLLERTIGTMESLEKWHGHLYNWYQIKTLKPLRPTYVSTVDSGNLLCYLTTLKQGLTEYLHQPVVDASFFSGIKDTLNCAEKKGYRTYEQIFSKELLRPDQTVDLFQWNASLNELIAGKGLEDIEANDWRFKIEKMLWMYKKELTKWMPWIELFNVIPPELYENDQDGSIAHQIAAATATLNQSYTLWDLPGIYKGVVKSMAELADILPCEDTETRKTVDAWFEKLDAELKKAVRSINLFKKRYKLLIKRIDDLSNAMDFTPLYDKKKDLFSIGFNVDDMKLSNSYYDLLASESRQVSYICIAKGMVPALHWYKLNRALTSVDRHVGLISWTGTMFEYLMPLLVLKNYPNTLWNETYSFVLESQKIYGRRLRIPWGISESGYNLVDKDNDYQYRAFGVPWLGLKRGLVEDSVVAPYATFLALLVNPKEALKNIRHLKAEGMEGAYGYYEAADYTPERLPFQTKRTIVKSFMAHHQGMSLMALNNTLHSNIMQNRFHADPEMHAARLLLQEKVSTNLIFTKSTKEKVEKTRGIMAVKRNTYRVFKQPNPKLPKAHILSNGNYSVLITDRGTGYSKSKIASITRWREDSTLDPYGTFFYLRNTETNQVWSATYAPLNQMPDDYEVVFTSDKAMYNRHDDMIETKTEVVVASDDNVEIRRISLKNRGDKTCTIELTSYLEAVLADQRSDVAHPAFSNLFVETSYQKSRKCIIANRRPRSENEELMWMANAVVHKCDIIGDIQYETDRLKFLGRGNNPHSIPIDHLEKPLSNTIGPVLDPVMSLRLRFRIEPNKLVQFSFLTAVSDNRENLLDQIDRHATFEAVEQTFFLAVTRGQVESEYLDMDTTEIELYQNLISDIIFISPLRRNKQELILKNTKGQSALWKYGISGDLPIVFLAINQTNQMGILYEILRAHDYWRTMDLRVDLVILTDEEYNYSLPLHQLIIDYVLASQSDDAVHRTGDVFILDKNKLSPDDLYLFYGISRIILSGDAGTLAEQTQTIKNEPPLPRKIFSKTERAFPIMPAALPDLLYENGLGGFNRRGNEYLIHLDPGDVTPAPWINVIANPQFGFTVSESGSGYVWSKNSRENKITPWSNDAVSDPPGEIIYLQDDQTGALWTATALPIREDSPYRATHGFGYSCFEHSSHGIAQQLTMHVPVHDPVKLSILSLKNQMPEPRELTLTYYLRPVLGVSDQVTAIHLRSSLENSQTLVIRNPFNEEFPEDLCFMDSSLPVSSFTGDRKTFFGKGHLGAPAALCREALSGLLGIGYDPCGAIQVKVTLEANAEEEIVFVLGMADSYEELKRLTAIYTNPEKAQASLAEAKAFWQEKMAVITVTTPAPAMNLLLNGWLQYQVIACRLWARSAFYQSGGAFGFRDQLQDCLAIASMWPELSRKQILLHASHQYPEGDVQHWWHEPQGKGTRTHFSDDRLWLPYVTAEYIRITGDIGILNETIGFLDEPLLTEYEDERYGSPRLSTARSSLYDHCLRALDISLKFGAHGLPLMGSGDWNDGMNTVGNKGLGESVWLGWFLLSTLESFAPLCQKMDEPQKASNYLLIREKIRVAIEKNAWDGSWYRRAYFDNGQALGSMKNDECKIDSLAQSWSIISGAGNKARSLSAMQAVETFLISREEGLIKLLTPPFDQSDLEPGYIKGYIPGVRENGGQYTHAAAWVIIAYAKLGDGNKAFELFELVNPVNHTTNRADCNRYKVEPYVLAADVYSTHPHTGRGGWTWYTGAAGWIYRAGLESILGFKKNGNTISFDPCIPADWPAYQLTYQHQHTRYEITVKNPTGVTNGVVEIRVDGQTVADNLLHLDDDGGTHTVDATILPVNLG; this comes from the coding sequence TTGTCATGCGATGAACTGGATCTATACAGGCGCGGCGATGCTGATTATCCCGGTTCATTAAAGAAGAAACTGATCAAGTCTCCGTTTAAGCGGATGAATAAAAATTTCAGGGTTATTCTCCGTACCTACCGTAGCCTCAATAATGAGGTACGCGCAAAATCTGCGGTTCCGCCAGCATCGGAGTGGCTGCTCGACAATTTTTATATCATCGAAGAAGAGGTCCAACACATCCGCCGGGATTCAACCAAAAAAAGTTTTATGAGTCTGCCCATTCTCTGGTCGGGGAAGTTAGTGGGTCACTCGCGAATCTACGGCGTGCTCTATGATCTTGTTAATAACACCAATGGTCTGATTGATGATAAAAAACTGACTGATCATCTCAAACACTACCAGACCCAGTGTGTCCTATTCAACCGCGAACTAATGTCCATCCCCCCCCTGATGACAATGGCGCTGCTAGAAAACATCAGAACGATCTGTGATACCATTGACGCCACCCAAACGGAGTGGCACGCCGCTGATGACGTATTTCATCAATGGCTGGATATTGGCGATCTGGATACAGAAAAAATAGTCGACCTGATCCAGGATAATCTGCACCAGATGAAAACTGTCAGTCCGACATTCATTGACCATTTATTTTATCATCTCAGACGCTCCGGACGAAGCTATGCCGGTATTTTACACGCTATGGATCAGGAACTGGAAAAACGCGGGCTGACCACAGAACAGATTATCCAGGAAGAACACAACACCCAATCGGTGATGGCACTGACCTTAGGTAATTATATCACAACACTGAGTTATTTTCTGTCACTGGATTGGTCCGAACTCTTTGATTCAGTCAGCGTTGTCGAAAAAGTCCTGCGGCAGGATCCTGATTATACGTATCCGATGATGGACGCAGCCTCTCGGATCTACTATCGCGGCAAGGTGGAAGAACTGGCCGTTATCTGCGAAGTTTCTGAACTTCGCATTGCTGAGCTGGCCATAGCACTGGCCAAACAAGCCAGCACAGTCGACGATGAAAGCTGTTCCCCCAATGCTAATCTGCCGGCGACATGCCATGTGGGTTACTACATCATTGGCAATGGCGTCCTTCAGCTGGAAAAATCGGTGGGTAAAACCAATGGCCATTCTCCCCAAAAACCGGGACTCTCGGTCAGAAAACCCGGCATGGTCTATATTGGATCAATCGGGCTGACCTCATCAGTTCTGATTGCTGCCACTTTGGGCTGTTCACTTTTGGTAACCGGCGCCGATCAGTGGTACCTGTTGCTACTGCTTTTTTTAGGGATTATCATTCCCTTTTCGGAAATTGCCATGGAGGTGGTCAACTGGATTGTTTGCCGAACCCTTAAACCGGCATTTTTTCCCCGCTTTGACCTTGAAGCCGGCATTCCTAAAAGTTTGAGCACGATTATTGCCATCCCCACCCTACTACCTGATGAAAAACGCGCCAGAGAACTTCTCCAAACGCTGGAAAACCACTATATCTCCAACCGTGAAGACAACCTATACTTTGTTCTAATCGGCGCTTTCAGCGATTCCAATCAGCCGCGAGTCGCCGATGAAGACCGCATTATTGAAACCACCTTAGCCGGAATTCAGGAACTAAATCGACGCTACAGCAAATCATTCGGGGACCGCTTTTATTTTTTCCATCGCCGCAGTCAGTTCAGCCCCGAAAACAACCTGTGGTTCGGCTGGGAAAGAAAACGCGGGGCCCTGATTGAATTCAATGATCTGGTTTTGGGCTCGGATGACACCAGCTTTGTTCATGCCTCCGCCATTGCGCCGCCTTTTGCGGATGTGAAATACGTTATCACCCTGGACAACGATACGCTGCTGCCCATGGGGATGGCTAAAAAAATGATTGCCACCATGGCCCACCCGATGCAGCGACCGGTCATCGACCCAAAACGGAATGTTGTCATTGCCGGCTTTGGTATTTTACAGCCTAGTATTGATGTTGAAAATGAGAGTGCCAACCGGTCCCTGTTTTCACGGATTTTCACCGGGAAAGTTGGGATGGACTTTTATGCCAACGCTATTTCTGATGCCTATCAGGATCTTTTTGGTGAAGGCATCTTTGTCGGCAAGGGCATTTATGATTTAAGAGTCTTTCAGCAGGTACTAAAAGATGCCGTTCCTGATAACACCATTCTCAGCCATGATCTTCTCGAAGGCTCATATCTGCGCACCGGTCTGGTCTCTGATCTAAAACTGATCGACTCCCATCCCCTTGGTTATAATTCCTATAAAAAAAGACTGCATCGGTGGGTCCGGGGCGATTGGCAGTTAATCAAATTACTAAACCGGACGGTGAAAAACCGCGAAGGTAAAAGAATCCCCAATCCGCTGTCTTGGCTGTCGCGCTGGAAAATTTTTGATAACCTGAGAAGAAGCCTGCTGGCACCGGCGCTGATGTTCTTTACTTTTTTAAGTTTCACGATCCTGCCATTGAGTCTTTACCTCTGGCTTGGTGTCTTTCTGATCACCCTGTTGACGCCATTGATCATGACCGGGATTGGCTATATCACAGCCATCGGACTTAAAACCGGACGAATCAGACATTATACCCCGATCATACGAGGACTGAAAGCCGTCTTTCTGCAATTTCTGCTGACCTTGGTTTTTTTCGCCGATCATGCCTGGCAGATGATTCATGCCATTTCCGTCACCCTGGTACGGGTGTTCATTACCCAAAAAAACCTGCTGCTCTGGGTCACCTCGGATGATCTTGAAAAGTTTCAGAATAACTCGTTAACCAGCTATGTCTTGAGCCTGAAATCATCTCTTTTTCAGGCCGCCTTACTGGTTCTGCTGACCCTGATCTGCCGACCTGAATCCATCGGCCTGGCCATCATTTTTGCGTTGGTCTGGGCAGCCGCCCCGGTGATCGCTTTTGAGGTCAGCAAAGATAGGCGTCACGCAGCGGCTGCTCTGCCCGAAAAAGATATTTATGAGCTAAAACGCATCGCCCGAAAAACCTGGCGTTACTTTGAAGAATTCACCAATAACCGGGGCAATTTTCTGCCGCCGGACAACTACCAGGAAGATCCTCCCAAAGGCATTGCTTACCGGACCTCGCCAACTAATATTGGACTGGGACTGCTGGCCATCTTAACGGCTAGGGATTTTGGCTATATTGGCACCCATCGGATGATCGATCTGCTCGAAAGAACCATTGGCACTATGGAGTCGCTGGAAAAATGGCATGGCCATTTGTATAATTGGTACCAGATCAAAACGCTCAAACCGCTGCGGCCAACCTATGTGTCAACCGTCGACAGTGGCAATCTGCTCTGTTATCTAACAACCCTGAAACAAGGACTGACAGAATATCTGCATCAGCCCGTTGTCGATGCGTCATTCTTTAGCGGCATCAAAGACACCTTGAACTGTGCCGAAAAAAAAGGCTATCGAACCTATGAGCAGATTTTTTCCAAAGAACTGCTCAGACCGGATCAGACTGTGGATCTGTTTCAATGGAATGCCTCCTTAAATGAACTAATCGCGGGAAAAGGACTGGAGGATATCGAAGCAAACGACTGGCGCTTTAAAATTGAAAAAATGCTGTGGATGTATAAAAAAGAGCTAACCAAATGGATGCCGTGGATTGAGCTGTTTAATGTCATTCCCCCGGAATTGTATGAAAATGACCAGGACGGTTCCATTGCCCATCAAATCGCCGCCGCCACAGCAACACTTAACCAGAGCTATACCCTTTGGGATCTGCCCGGAATTTACAAAGGCGTTGTCAAGTCGATGGCTGAATTGGCCGACATCCTACCCTGTGAGGATACTGAAACCCGGAAAACAGTCGATGCCTGGTTTGAAAAACTTGATGCTGAACTTAAAAAAGCAGTCAGATCCATTAATCTCTTTAAAAAAAGGTACAAACTCCTGATCAAACGAATTGATGATTTATCCAATGCCATGGACTTTACGCCCCTGTATGACAAGAAAAAAGATTTATTCAGCATCGGCTTTAACGTTGATGACATGAAACTGAGCAACTCCTATTATGACCTGCTGGCTTCGGAATCCCGTCAGGTCAGCTATATCTGCATTGCCAAAGGCATGGTCCCGGCGCTTCACTGGTATAAACTAAACCGCGCCCTGACCAGTGTGGATCGCCACGTCGGTCTGATTTCCTGGACCGGTACCATGTTTGAATATTTAATGCCGCTGCTGGTATTAAAAAACTATCCCAATACTTTATGGAATGAAACCTATTCCTTTGTCCTTGAGAGTCAAAAAATATATGGCCGACGACTGCGTATTCCCTGGGGAATTTCAGAATCGGGGTATAATTTAGTTGACAAAGACAATGATTATCAATACCGGGCTTTCGGAGTGCCATGGCTGGGCCTGAAACGCGGACTGGTCGAAGATTCGGTGGTTGCTCCCTATGCGACCTTTCTGGCGCTGCTGGTAAATCCAAAAGAAGCGCTAAAAAATATCCGCCATTTAAAAGCCGAGGGAATGGAAGGCGCCTATGGTTACTATGAGGCTGCTGATTATACCCCGGAACGGTTGCCCTTTCAGACCAAGCGGACCATTGTAAAAAGCTTCATGGCCCATCATCAGGGAATGAGTCTGATGGCGCTTAACAATACCCTCCACAGCAATATCATGCAAAACCGCTTTCATGCCGATCCCGAAATGCATGCTGCCCGGCTACTGCTTCAGGAAAAGGTATCGACCAATTTAATTTTTACAAAGTCGACCAAGGAAAAGGTGGAAAAGACCCGCGGCATCATGGCTGTAAAAAGAAATACCTACCGGGTTTTCAAGCAGCCAAACCCCAAACTGCCAAAGGCACATATTCTTTCAAATGGTAATTATTCGGTACTGATCACGGATCGCGGCACCGGCTACAGCAAGAGCAAGATTGCCTCGATTACGCGTTGGCGGGAAGACAGTACCCTGGATCCCTACGGAACCTTTTTTTACCTACGCAACACCGAAACCAACCAGGTCTGGTCTGCCACCTATGCCCCGTTGAACCAAATGCCCGATGATTACGAGGTTGTTTTCACCTCCGATAAGGCCATGTATAACCGTCATGACGATATGATCGAAACCAAAACCGAAGTCGTGGTAGCCTCAGATGATAATGTCGAAATTCGCCGGATCTCCCTAAAAAACCGCGGCGATAAAACCTGCACCATTGAACTTACCAGCTATCTGGAAGCAGTCCTGGCCGATCAGCGTTCGGATGTCGCCCATCCGGCTTTCAGCAACCTTTTTGTTGAAACCAGTTATCAGAAAAGCCGCAAGTGTATCATTGCCAACCGGCGCCCCCGGTCCGAAAATGAAGAACTGATGTGGATGGCCAATGCCGTTGTTCATAAATGTGACATCATCGGCGATATTCAATATGAGACGGATCGGCTGAAATTTCTGGGCCGCGGCAATAATCCGCACAGTATCCCCATTGATCACTTGGAAAAACCCCTGAGCAATACCATCGGTCCGGTTTTGGACCCGGTGATGAGCCTACGGCTGCGTTTCCGCATCGAACCCAATAAGCTAGTGCAATTTTCATTTTTGACGGCCGTCAGCGACAATCGCGAAAACCTGCTGGATCAGATCGATCGGCATGCCACTTTTGAGGCAGTAGAACAAACCTTCTTTCTTGCCGTGACCCGCGGTCAGGTGGAATCAGAATACCTGGATATGGATACAACCGAAATTGAACTTTACCAGAATCTGATTTCGGATATCATTTTTATCAGTCCGCTGCGCCGAAATAAACAGGAACTGATCCTGAAAAACACCAAGGGTCAGTCAGCCCTGTGGAAATATGGTATTTCCGGAGATCTCCCGATCGTTTTTCTGGCAATTAACCAAACCAATCAGATGGGTATCCTGTATGAGATCCTCCGCGCCCATGATTACTGGCGGACTATGGATCTGCGCGTTGATCTGGTCATTCTGACCGATGAAGAATATAATTATTCACTGCCCCTCCATCAGCTGATCATCGATTATGTGCTGGCCAGTCAGTCCGATGATGCCGTTCATCGCACCGGGGATGTCTTTATTCTGGACAAAAACAAGCTATCCCCGGATGATCTCTACCTGTTTTACGGCATTTCCCGGATTATCCTATCCGGTGACGCTGGCACCCTAGCCGAACAGACCCAAACCATTAAGAACGAGCCGCCGCTGCCCCGAAAAATATTTTCAAAAACAGAGCGCGCGTTTCCCATTATGCCAGCGGCGCTGCCCGACCTTTTATACGAAAATGGGTTGGGCGGATTTAATCGTCGGGGCAACGAATATCTGATTCACCTGGATCCGGGTGATGTGACCCCCGCGCCCTGGATCAACGTTATTGCCAATCCCCAGTTTGGCTTTACGGTTTCCGAATCCGGCTCCGGCTATGTCTGGTCGAAAAACAGCCGCGAAAATAAAATCACCCCCTGGTCCAACGATGCTGTTTCTGACCCGCCCGGGGAAATTATCTATCTTCAGGATGATCAGACCGGCGCTTTATGGACTGCCACCGCCCTGCCCATCCGCGAAGATTCACCTTACCGCGCCACCCATGGATTTGGCTACTCCTGTTTTGAACACAGCAGCCATGGCATTGCCCAGCAGCTCACCATGCATGTGCCGGTGCACGACCCGGTGAAACTGAGCATTCTCAGCCTGAAAAACCAGATGCCTGAACCGCGGGAATTAACGCTGACCTATTATCTGCGCCCGGTTTTAGGCGTCAGCGATCAGGTCACCGCCATCCATCTCCGATCAAGTCTTGAAAATTCACAGACCCTGGTGATCAGAAATCCGTTTAATGAGGAGTTTCCCGAGGACCTTTGCTTTATGGACTCGTCACTGCCGGTGAGTTCCTTCACCGGCGACCGCAAAACATTTTTTGGCAAAGGCCATCTCGGTGCACCCGCAGCCTTGTGCCGGGAAGCACTTTCCGGGCTGTTGGGGATCGGCTATGATCCTTGCGGTGCCATTCAGGTAAAGGTTACCCTTGAGGCTAATGCTGAGGAAGAGATCGTTTTTGTACTCGGTATGGCTGACTCTTATGAGGAGCTTAAGCGACTCACCGCAATCTACACAAATCCCGAAAAGGCCCAAGCCTCCCTAGCCGAGGCCAAGGCATTCTGGCAGGAAAAAATGGCGGTAATAACCGTTACAACCCCCGCTCCGGCCATGAACCTGCTGTTAAACGGCTGGCTTCAGTATCAGGTCATTGCCTGCCGGCTGTGGGCCCGATCGGCATTTTATCAGTCTGGCGGTGCTTTCGGCTTCAGAGACCAATTACAGGATTGTTTGGCAATTGCCTCGATGTGGCCGGAACTGTCCCGAAAACAAATTCTGCTTCACGCCAGCCATCAGTATCCCGAAGGTGATGTTCAGCATTGGTGGCATGAGCCCCAAGGCAAAGGAACCCGAACCCATTTTTCCGATGACCGGTTATGGCTGCCCTATGTGACCGCCGAATACATCCGCATCACCGGCGACATTGGGATCCTAAACGAAACAATCGGCTTTCTTGATGAGCCCTTATTGACCGAATATGAGGATGAACGCTATGGGTCGCCGCGGCTATCAACTGCCAGATCCTCCCTCTACGACCATTGCCTGCGGGCGCTTGACATTTCCTTAAAATTCGGCGCTCATGGCCTGCCGCTGATGGGCTCCGGCGATTGGAACGACGGCATGAATACGGTTGGCAATAAAGGGCTGGGCGAAAGTGTCTGGCTGGGGTGGTTTTTACTGTCCACCCTGGAAAGCTTTGCTCCACTTTGCCAAAAAATGGATGAGCCGCAAAAAGCATCCAACTATTTGCTGATCCGCGAGAAGATCCGCGTCGCCATTGAAAAAAATGCCTGGGATGGCAGCTGGTACCGCCGCGCCTATTTTGATAACGGCCAGGCTCTGGGTTCGATGAAAAATGATGAATGTAAAATCGATTCCCTGGCCCAAAGCTGGTCGATTATCTCCGGTGCCGGCAATAAAGCCCGTTCGTTAAGCGCCATGCAAGCCGTCGAAACATTTCTGATCTCCCGGGAAGAAGGACTGATCAAGCTGCTGACCCCGCCCTTTGATCAGTCAGACCTGGAACCGGGTTATATCAAGGGATACATTCCGGGCGTCCGGGAAAACGGCGGCCAGTATACCCATGCCGCGGCCTGGGTGATTATTGCATATGCCAAACTGGGCGATGGCAACAAAGCCTTTGAACTCTTTGAGCTCGTCAATCCGGTGAACCACACCACTAACCGCGCCGATTGCAACCGCTATAAGGTGGAGCCCTATGTGCTGGCCGCCGATGTCTATTCGACTCACCCCCACACTGGCCGGGGCGGTTGGACATGGTACACCGGCGCCGCCGGCTGGATCTACCGGGCCGGGCTGGAGTCCATTCTGGGCTTCAAAAAGAACGGCAATACCATCAGTTTTGATCCCTGCATTCCCGCCGACTGGCCAGCATACCAGTTAACCTATCAACACCAGCACACCCGCTATGAAATCACCGTAAAAAACCCCACTGGCGTAACCAATGGGGTTGTGGAAATTCGTGTCGATGGTCAAACAGTAGCCGATAATTTGCTTCATCTGGATGATGACGGCGGCACCCATACCGTTGACGCGACTATTTTGCCAGTCAATCTGGGCTAA
- a CDS encoding ArsA family ATPase has translation MRIILYTGKGGVGKTSVAAATAVKLAQDGKSVLIMSTDQAHSFSDSFGVKLQNTPVQIAGNLWGLEVDAIIEGELAWGNMKSYLKELLTARAEGGIEAEELLVFPGLEELFSLFKIITIYEENEYDVLIVDCAPTGETLSLLKFPEMFGNMIKTVLPMKKKAAKIAGPMVEKVMKIPMPEDNVFDDVEQLNEKLYRLQAIMTNKEILSIRIVTTPERIVIKEAKRNFTYLHLYNYNIDAVIVNKVYPPKALDGYFSKWINLQEEGLKEIRESFSQVPVFTLMLLDKELATETILLEAAQQIFGATDPAAVLFNDTIFEVKKDDNGYAFILNIPFADKADMEMGQKGNELMIQIKNEKRCFTLPDVLRNKAVQSARYEAGQLHIKFA, from the coding sequence ATGAGAATCATTTTATATACCGGCAAGGGCGGTGTGGGGAAAACCAGTGTGGCGGCAGCAACGGCGGTGAAACTGGCCCAGGACGGCAAAAGCGTTTTGATTATGAGTACTGATCAGGCCCATAGCTTTTCAGATTCATTTGGAGTAAAGCTTCAAAATACGCCGGTTCAAATAGCCGGAAATCTTTGGGGACTGGAAGTTGATGCTATTATTGAAGGTGAACTGGCCTGGGGGAATATGAAAAGCTATCTCAAAGAATTGCTGACTGCCCGGGCCGAAGGGGGAATCGAAGCTGAGGAACTGTTGGTTTTTCCCGGGTTGGAGGAGTTATTTTCACTGTTTAAAATCATCACTATTTATGAAGAAAACGAGTATGATGTGTTAATTGTCGACTGCGCTCCTACCGGGGAGACCCTGTCGCTGTTGAAGTTTCCGGAAATGTTTGGCAACATGATTAAAACAGTGCTACCGATGAAAAAAAAGGCGGCTAAAATTGCTGGACCGATGGTCGAAAAAGTTATGAAAATTCCCATGCCTGAGGACAATGTCTTTGATGATGTGGAACAACTTAATGAAAAACTCTATCGGCTTCAGGCGATTATGACCAACAAGGAAATCCTCAGCATCCGCATCGTTACCACTCCGGAACGGATTGTCATTAAGGAAGCCAAACGAAATTTCACCTATCTGCATTTATATAACTACAACATCGACGCAGTGATTGTCAACAAGGTCTATCCGCCGAAAGCACTGGATGGCTATTTCAGCAAATGGATTAATCTTCAGGAGGAAGGGCTCAAAGAAATTCGGGAGAGTTTTTCCCAGGTGCCGGTTTTCACACTGATGCTGCTGGATAAAGAACTGGCAACCGAAACCATCCTCTTAGAAGCGGCCCAACAGATTTTTGGCGCAACCGATCCCGCCGCGGTTTTATTCAACGATACCATCTTTGAGGTAAAAAAGGATGATAATGGCTACGCTTTTATCTTAAATATTCCCTTTGCTGATAAAGCCGATATGGAAATGGGACAAAAAGGCAATGAGCTAATGATCCAGATTAAAAATGAAAAACGGTGTTTTACCCTGCCGGATGTGCTGCGCAATAAAGCTGTTCAAAGTGCCCGATACGAAGCAGGGCAGTTACATATAAAATTTGCATAG